A genomic stretch from Psilocybe cubensis strain MGC-MH-2018 chromosome 1, whole genome shotgun sequence includes:
- a CDS encoding MFS-type transporter ppzB, translating into MYCTALSRRPIGLKWRSSSWMVTFVIGLGVAVDLLVYSMIIPVIPFHLERLGHSSISSMTGWLLFAFATTIPIAMLSERYKARKMPLIAGLFVLVGSQIMLMEAPNYAVMCIARILQGIGSSIVWVIGLALLCDTSPPSIVGLQLGIAMCGMSIGFSIGPPVGGLLYDHFGYRGPFIFGISATVIDLIGRLIIIERKDALVWGLDPAEAPDSLSKTVSYNENVSHGIENSTIDPADVPEFLKGVAEDQLSKETTTEHLSLLSVIVQLSKSPRALAALFVIFVYGVTYSIQEPSIPLHLQDVWNLNSKSVGLVMIAAVVPTLFSSPLAGYFTDKRGAEWVSILSILLALPWWGVIIIERSLALFIVCFAFQSFFTSGVIAPLTAELAAVSRTLEGVGYAHVYGAFNLVYGVGTSIGPIVGGQIYDNVRKGWLVLCVLAAGLLLLSLCLVTCFTGVNPVLRRLNKRTNQATDFS; encoded by the exons ATGTATTGCACTGCACTTTCCAG GAGACCTATAGGCTTGAAATGGCGATCTTCTTCCTGGATGGTGACCTTCGTTATTGGTTTAG GTGTCGCAGTTGATCTCCTTGTTTACTCAATGATCATACCGGTTATACCCTTTCATCTTGAACGCCTTGGCCATTCCAGTATCTCCTCCATGACTGGGTGGTTGTTATTTGCTTTTGCAA CCACGATTCCTATCGCAATGCTGTCGGAGCGCTACAAGGCCAGAAAAATGCCCCTGATAGCCGGTTTGTTCGTTCTTGTAGGATCTCAAATAATGTTAATGGAAGCACCGAATTACGCTGTGATGTGTATCGCGCGTATATTGCAAGGAATAGGGTCATCGATTGTCTGGGTTATCGGGCTAGCTCTTTT ATGTGATACTTCCCCCCCTTCAATCGTTGGAT TGCAGTTGGGTATTGCAATGTGTGGCATGTCTATAGG ATTTTCTATTGGCCCTCCCGTAGGTGGTTTACTTTATGACCACTTCGGGTATCGCGGACCTTTTATCTTCGGAATTTCTGCTACTGTGATTGACCTCATAGGTCGCCTCATTATTATCGAGCGAAAAGATGCCCTCGTCTGGGGTCTCGACCCCGCCGAAGCGCCAGATAGTTTGTCCAAGACGGTTTCTTATAACGAAAATGTTTCGCATGGCATAGAAAATTCGACTATAGACCCTGCAGATGTCCCAGAATTCCTCAAAGGAGTCGCTGAAGACCAGCTATCTAAAGAAACAACCACAGAGCATCTTTCATTACTGTCTGTGATAGTCCAACTCTCAAAATCACCGCGAGCGCTGGCTGCATTATTTGTCATATTTGTATATGG AGTAACCTATAGCATTCAAGAGCCATCAATTCCCCTACATCTGCAAGACGTCTGGAACCTCAATTCGAAATCTGTCGGCCTTGTGATGATCGCCGCAGTGGTGCCTACTCTTTTTT CCTCACCGCTTGCAGGTTACTTCACCGATAAAAGAGGTGCAGAGTGGGTATCAATTCTTTCGATACTTTTGGCATTGCCTTGGTGGGGGGTTATTATTATCGAGCGAAGCCTAGCGCTTTTTATTGtctgttttgcttttcaAT CTTTTTTTACGTCAGGAGTTATTGCGCCGTTGACGGCTGAACTCGCTGCTGTTTCCCGGACGCTAGAAGGCGTGGgct ATGCCCATGTTTATGGGGCATTCAATCTTGTGTATGGTGTTGGAACATCGA TTGGGCCAATAGTTGGAGGACAG ATATATGATAATGTCCGGAAGGGCTGGCTGGTACTGTGTGTCTTGGCTGCTGGTTTACTCTTGCTTTCACTTTGCCTTGTCACCTGCTTCACCGGGGTTAATCCAGTTCTTCGCCGTCTCAACAAACGAACAAATCAAGCTACCGACTTTTCATAA